A region of the Exiguobacterium aurantiacum DSM 6208 genome:
AGTGAAACGTTTTGCATCAATTCAACGTATAAGAAAGTAACAACGAAAGGAAGTGAATCGATGAAACGATTTCTTGGGAAATGCATCGAGTATGCGTGCGTAGGCGTGTTGTTTGTCGGCTTTTATTTTGGGATCAGCTTTTTGATCGATACGTTTGAGTTAGGGAATAAACAGGCGCTCGTCTTTCTCGGAATGGCGTTCATCGCATTCCCGCTCTCCTTGCTCGGCGGCTATATGCTCGCCCGTCCAATCCAGCATCGTCTTCATGGGAAACCGGGCGGGTCAAAACGGCACGAGCTACGCGGCAACGAGAAGCCGCACGGGGTGACGGAAGACCGCAACTCTCCATATGGAGGCAATGGGGGATGATGCGATTTCTACAAACGAGAGACGCGGATTTGATTGCGACGTTGAATCGCCCCATTCATGAACACCACCTTCAGCTGATGCCGAGCTTTTTTGCTCCTTACGATCATTCGCGAATTCGTGACACGATTGCTGATACGATGAAGCAAAGCGGACATCATTTTATCATCGGTAAATTTGAGGAGGAACCAATCGGATATGTTTGGTTTGAAGAGATAGTGAGTAAAGGTACTGCGTTTCGTCAACAAATACGCACGCTATATGTCAGACAAATCAGCATCTTGCCAACTCACAAGCGGAACGGATTCGGCCGACAAATGATGGAATATGTGGAACAGTGGGCACATGCTCATGATTTTGCCTCCATCGAGCTAGATTATTGGGTCGCGAATAAAGAGGCGTCTAGATTTTATGACCAAATGGGGTTTCAGGCGAAACGTCAAATTGTCACGAAACACTTGCGAGATAATTAGAAGTTGTCGCTATGACGAGCAGTTCAGAAAACAGAGAAGGTAGGGGTTTGATGGAAACGGTTATTTTAGTGATTGGAGTCATCGGAACGATTTCATTGATGCTCTTCATGTCGAACCAGTGGATGGGGTATGAAAAAGGAAATATCGTCATGACGCTCGATGAGCACTATACGAACTTGAATGAGTACGTCCCAGCAATCTTGACGAAGTTATATGAAGATGGGAAGTCCGCGCATTATTTGGGCGACCGAAAGTTTGAAGTGGACGGGAAACGCTACGTCCTCTTCGAGCGGACCGTGCCAATCGGACGCATCCCGACACAGCAAACGGTATTGAAGCCGGACAAACAATGAGCCACGCATCGCGCGTGGCTCATTGTTTATTTCACAGCGGGCGGACCAAAGACACCGGCGTGATAGTCGCGGAACGCTTGGCGAATCTCGTCCTCGGTGTTCATGACGAACGGACCGTGGGCGATATAGTCTTCACGGAGCGGGACACCAGAATAGACGAGGAGCTTCGCCCGGGACGTCGCGTTGATTGAGAGGGCGCTCTCACCCTCTGCCGTCTCATCGAACGTCAATGTCGCGACGTCCGTCTTCGCAAGCGGCGTCGCGCTCGATCCGAGCTCGACGGATCCGGCGAGCACGTAGACGAAGGCGTTATGATTCGTCGGCAAGACGTGTTCATATGTTGCCCCGTCACGCAATTGAATCTCGCTCATCGTGATCGGGACGAGGCTCTGCATCGGTCCGGTGACGCCGGCGATGTCACCGGAGTAGACACGCACGTGTCCGCCGTCGATTGGGACGACCGGTGCGTCCTCCAAGTAGACGTTTTGATAAGATGTCGTCGTCGTCTTCAGCGACTTCGGCAAATTGAGCCATAGTTGCAACGTATGGATCAAGTCGTCCGCGACGGCCTCCTCGGCATGACGCGCGGCCCAACCGGCGTTCATGTACTGGACGTCCCCGGCATCGAGAATCGAGTGCCCGCCGTGGTTGTCGATATGTTCGAGCCGACCATCGATCACATAGGTGATCGTCTGGAAGCCGCGGTGCGGGTGGTCGGAGAACGTACCGCGCTTGAACCAGTCTTCGGCCATCAAGATGAACGGGTCGAACTCGGCTTTACGTTCCGGTGGTAACACCCACCCTTGTTGAACGTGCGGATAACCGTTCTGCTTATAGGAGACGCGCCAACTATCGGCGACGTCGCGAACGAATCGTGTTGTCATCGAACTCACTCCTTCGTGTCATTTGTTTCATTGTCGCACAGTCTCGGTTTGTACTTGGACGATGTTGCTTACAAAACATGCAAAAGACAGACGGGAAGACCGTCTGTCAGTAAGGGGCGAGCGACAGCCACGTGGCGCTGTCCTCGGAGTTCAGTTTGTAATGCTTGCCTTCGGTCGTGAGGAAGACGTCCGTTTTTTTCGAGCGCTTATGAAGCGTCACGTCGAACGTCTGAGACGTCACGCCCTCGATCAACGTGAACAACGGATAGTCGGCCGGCTCGCCGCTCCGTTTGACCGGTTCGGCGCGCGCCACAATCTGTTTCAACGCCGCACCGTCCGTCGTCAACGTCTGGACCGCGTCTAAGGCATGCAGCTCGGTCTTTCCGGACAATGGCGTCTTGTGGAAGTAACCAATCGTCACTTCCTCATCGGCTGTCATCGTTGCGGCGTCGACCTCGGCTTGCGTCATCATG
Encoded here:
- a CDS encoding GNAT family N-acetyltransferase, which translates into the protein MMRFLQTRDADLIATLNRPIHEHHLQLMPSFFAPYDHSRIRDTIADTMKQSGHHFIIGKFEEEPIGYVWFEEIVSKGTAFRQQIRTLYVRQISILPTHKRNGFGRQMMEYVEQWAHAHDFASIELDYWVANKEASRFYDQMGFQAKRQIVTKHLRDN
- a CDS encoding pirin family protein, which produces MTTRFVRDVADSWRVSYKQNGYPHVQQGWVLPPERKAEFDPFILMAEDWFKRGTFSDHPHRGFQTITYVIDGRLEHIDNHGGHSILDAGDVQYMNAGWAARHAEEAVADDLIHTLQLWLNLPKSLKTTTTSYQNVYLEDAPVVPIDGGHVRVYSGDIAGVTGPMQSLVPITMSEIQLRDGATYEHVLPTNHNAFVYVLAGSVELGSSATPLAKTDVATLTFDETAEGESALSINATSRAKLLVYSGVPLREDYIAHGPFVMNTEDEIRQAFRDYHAGVFGPPAVK